Proteins encoded within one genomic window of Chroicocephalus ridibundus chromosome 7, bChrRid1.1, whole genome shotgun sequence:
- the NLE1 gene encoding notchless protein homolog 1 isoform X2: protein MDHVSVLGAAPHKPRVPLPGECLQGWQHPHLGHTDGQDRTIKVWRTQDGVLCRTLQGHAHWVNTMALSTDYVLRTGAFEPAEATINPQDVSGSLAELKDKARQRYDQVRGQEPERLVSGSDDFTLFLWRPAEDKKPLERMTGHQALINQVLFSPDTRLIASASFDKSIKLWDGRTGKYLTSLRGHVSAVYQIAWSADSRLLVSGSSDSTLKVWDAKMKKLAIDLPGHADEVYATDWSPDGQRVASGGKDKCLRIWRR, encoded by the exons ATGGATCACGTGTCTGTGCTGGGAGCCGCTCCACAT AAACCCAGAGTGCCGCTACCTGGCGAGTGCCTCCAAGGATGGCAGCATCCGCATCTGGGACACACTGATGGGCAG GACAGGACCATCAAAGTCTGGAGGACCCAGGAC gggGTCCTGTGCCGCACCTTGCAGGGCCACGCTCACTGGGTGAACACCATGGCCCTTAGCACCGACTATGTTCTCCGCACTGGTGCCTTTGAACCTGCTGAAGCCACCATCAACCCACAGGATGTGAGCGGCTCCT tGGCAGAACTGAAGGACAAGGCACGGCAGAGGTATGACCAAGTCAGG GGCCAGGAACCGGAGAGGCTTGTCTCGGGCTCAGATGATTTCACGCTCTTCCTTTGGAGACCAGCAGAAGACAAGAAGCCACTGGAGAGAATGACAGGCCACCAAGCATTGATTAACCAAGTGCTGTTCTCGCCAGACACCCGGCTAATAGCCAGTGCTTCCTTTGACAAGTCCATAAAGCTCTGGGATGGTAGGACAGGAAA GTACCTGACGTCACTGAGAGGGCACGTCTCAGCTGTGTATCAGATCGCCTGGTCAGCCGACAGCCGCTTGCTGGTGAGCGGGAGCAGTGACAGCACACTGAAGGTCTGGGATGCCAAGATGAAGAAACTGGCCATCGATCTGCCTGGCCATGCAGATGAG GTGTATGCAACAGATTGGAGCCCGGACGGACAGCGGGTAGCGAGTGGAGGGAAGGATAAATGTTTGCGGAT ATGGCGTCGATAG